TTGCGGGCGACGTCAGGCCAGGACGGTCACCTGGGCTCCAGAAGCGTGGCCAGTTCGCGCTCCAGACAGGCTTCATCATTCAGGTTCAACGCGATCAGCCGCCGAAGGTGACTGATCGAATCCAGATCGATGTGATCGCAGCGAAAGCCGAGCAGACCTTCCTCGTGATGAACCAGCGTGGTTTCCATGCGGATCTGGTTTCCTTCCGACAGGTTGATAATTGCCAGAAACGGCTCGTGCGGGTTGGCCGGGACCCAATCTTCGGGCTGCTGCACAAGCAGGCCGCGAAGCGAAACATCGAGGAGCTGCACCGTCATGCCCATGGCGTCCTGCTGCAACACGGTGTCTGCATCGAACGGAATGCGGGTGAAACGGCGCCTTTCATCGGTCATGGAGCACTACCTCCGGAGCGAGGACTACTGAATGTCATTCTCACTATAGTCAGATCGCGCCGAGCGGGTGGGAGAACCGCTGGATAGTCGGCGCGCCTGCTTCAGGAATGCAGCGCCGGTCGCCCGGCGCTTGCAGGCGGTCAGGCCAGCTTCTTGTACTTGACCCGGTGGGGCTGTGCTGCGGCGTCGCCAAGGCGCTTCTTGCGATCGGCTTCGTAGTCGGTGTAGTTGCCTTCGAAGAACACCACCTGCGAGTTGTCCTCGTACGCCAGGATGTGCGTAGCGATACGGTCGAGAAACCAGCGATCGTGTGAAATGACGATAACCCCGCCGGGGAAGTCCAGCAGCGCCTCTTCCAGAGCCCGCAGGGTCTCGACGTCGAGATCGTTGGATGGTTCGTCGAGCAGCAGCACGTTGGCGCCTTTCTTCAGCGTCAGGGCCAGGTGCAGGCGCCCGCGCTCACCGCCTGAGAGGTCCTTGACGAACTTCTGTTGGTCGGCGCCCTTGAAGTTGAAGCGGCCTACATAGCCGCGCGACGGCATCTCGTAGTTGCCGACCTTGATCTGGTCGAACCCGTCCGACACCTGCTCCCACACCGTCTTGCCACCTTCGAGGTCGTCGCGGCTCTGGTCGACGCTAGCGATTTCAACCGTGTCGCCGATGTCGATGCTGCCCGAATCCGGCTGCTCCTTGCCGGTAATCATGCGAAACAGGGTCGACTTGCCCGCGCCGTTTCCGCCGATCACGCCGATGATGGCGCCCTTGGGCACGCTGAAAGAGAGGTTGTCGATCAGCAGCCGATCGCCGTAGCCTTTGCTGACGTTGTTGAATTCGATGACCTTGTCACCGAGGC
Above is a window of Halopseudomonas nanhaiensis DNA encoding:
- a CDS encoding PilZ domain-containing protein, with translation MTDERRRFTRIPFDADTVLQQDAMGMTVQLLDVSLRGLLVQQPEDWVPANPHEPFLAIINLSEGNQIRMETTLVHHEEGLLGFRCDHIDLDSISHLRRLIALNLNDEACLERELATLLEPR